actaccttatcttaccaccccccccccccgttaattccccagagagagcttcttcccatcTAACCTTTGATTTTTTTGGTACCAAAATTCTTTATTTGAAGAAATGTTACAAATTACACAACTGAAGCAGAAGTTTTGGTGGGAATTATAGAAAAGGAAAGGCAGCCCGACATGCATGCACGGCCTCAGTGACCAGTAAAGTCACCTGTGGCTTTGGGGAAGTCAGCTTAGCTCTCATCACTGCGTGCCAGGGTGAGCTTGTCAAAGACATATTCTGCCAGGCCAGCTTCAGGGGCTCCCATCTTGCGGAGGGTGGTCACGTGGCCACCCAGTTCTTTGATGGATTTTGCCTGCTCATTCAGGTGATGGGTCTCAATGAAGTCACACAGGTGGGGGTCATTCTTGTCAGCAGCCAGTTTGTGCAGTTCCAGGAGTGACTGACTCACACTCTTCTCCAAGTGCAGTGCACACTCCATTGCATTCAGCCCGTTCTCCCAGTCATCACGCTCTGGTTTCTTGATATCCTGCAGGAAGATTCGGCCACCTCGTTGGTTCTGTAGCTTCATCAGTTGCTCAGCATGCTCCCTTTCCTCATGAGATTGGTGGAGAAAGTATCTGGCAAAGTTGCTGAGAGCCACATCATCCCGGTCGAAGTAGCAAGACATAGACAGATAGACATAGGAGGCATACAGTTCCAGGTTGATCTGGTGGTTGATGGCGGCCTCCGAGTCCTGGTGGTAGTTCTGGCACACTAGGGAGGGAGACGCAGTGGTCATGGCAGCAGCGGGGCAAGGCGTGGTGCCGATGCTGGAGTGAAGAGGTTGCAAGAGTTCTGGCTCGGTCAGAGGGGTGGACAACCGGGTTCTGTTCGAGCACTGTTGAAGCAGGAATCCACAGCGAATCTGGGCAAAAAGGTCtcctaacctgtgtttttattgcctttctgctctgccttctgattggctctgagcccagccacatgacttcttcgtcacttcctgtctagtcagacctccaggtctctatggttcttactgggattaaaggctcgtgtccaCAAGCCtgggtgtgtccttgaacacacagagattctgccttctatgtgattgggattaagggtgtgtgctaccacccctGACTCCTGTTTATGGTTATATGACctcgctatgtgacctctgatctccaggcaaactttatgtATTAACGTtcgaataaaatcacatttcagcacaattaaaatatcaccacagagtttAAAATGACCATGTGAGTGAAATCAACCTGTCAGTACTCACCCAGTACTCACCTCCTAACTCACGCAGGGGCTGGCAAATCAGGAGGGCCCCTGTGGGTTGGCCTTGCACAGGTTTGGCAGAAAGGGTGGACCTGTCTAGGGACTGATCCACCATGTCAGATTCCTTGATACAGTAGCAGGACTCTTTCTCGGGTACCTGCAGGtgtctgtaagacagctggaacagATGTACATCTTGGCGTCATAGCAAAAGGCCATGGCTTTGGGTTAAGAggtattaatatttttctagggcctggtttcagcccaatgaaacacacctttaagacTATAACCAGGGGAAATTTACTGAACAGAAGTGGTTGAGGGAGTgaaagaggtgggagggagactgAGGAATGAGGGAGGAACTGAGTTGAACATGCCTGCAGGCTTCCCTACCCTCCCTAGCGCTGACCTGTCTCTAAAAGCAGGGACCTAGAAAATCCATAGAAATTTAAGAACTTTGCAAAACTGTTTGTAGTCGGTGCTCTATCACTTTATAAGGACCCTAGTCATCAAAtgccatcagatctgagaaggataagtaaGAATGAGACATCTTTCCAGGTACTTACGCAGTCCTACGTTTCTCCATGGTCGTTGAGGGGACAGAAATCCCAGAGGAGGACCTATCTTCAGCTGCCAAACGCAGAAGATTTGACAGAGTTTCCTGTGGGGTAGTAATTTGGGGACAGTGTCCTACCTTAACTTGACAAAGTGGGGCAATGGATCCTGCAGGATCCTGTTGTCCAGTCTGGGCAGACTCTTGGCACTAATTCAGGTGCAAAGCTGTCTCCTGCTGCGTGGCTGGCTTTCTCACATTTAAAACAAGTTTCCAGGTGCAAATTCTTCCATGTTCCTTGGAGGAGGTACAGAATGatgcttgtggtggtattgtgttctccaaaatattgtgtaccttaataaacttaccttaCACTTTGAGCTAGGGTCTCTCAGTAAATATGGAGCTCACTATCTTGGTTTTTCCAGCCTGCCAGCTTGTTTTAGGGATGGCCTGAATCCAGATCCCATGAGCTGGGGATTTTAGGTGGGCCACCACACCACATAGCATTGCACATGGGTTCTGGGTGGAGTTTGGTCCTCCATGTTTGCACAGAAATcactttacctgatgag
This is a stretch of genomic DNA from Peromyscus leucopus breed LL Stock chromosome 18, UCI_PerLeu_2.1, whole genome shotgun sequence. It encodes these proteins:
- the LOC114699023 gene encoding ferritin heavy chain-like, with product MTTASPSLVCQNYHQDSEAAINHQINLELYASYVYLSMSCYFDRDDVALSNFARYFLHQSHEEREHAEQLMKLQNQRGGRIFLQDIKKPERDDWENGLNAMECALHLEKSVSQSLLELHKLAADKNDPHLCDFIETHHLNEQAKSIKELGGHVTTLRKMGAPEAGLAEYVFDKLTLARSDES